A region from the Triticum aestivum cultivar Chinese Spring chromosome 3D, IWGSC CS RefSeq v2.1, whole genome shotgun sequence genome encodes:
- the LOC123080895 gene encoding serine decarboxylase 1, which yields MVEKSIDVVVGGEMLVGSPPAADNHCHQKVQNHPGGVGGVVPPVTDGLPQVVVVGDTGKHAARVAVEGFAVLEPPADAEAAAERRDDVAALLAGFARHLQERTTHHLGYPYNLDFDFSVMAQFQNFSINNLGDPFIESNYGVHSRQFEVAVLDWFARLWDLQQDEYWGYITNCGTEGNLHGLLVGRELFPDGIIYASCESHYSVFKAARMYRVECVEIDTLVSGEMNCADFKSKLSQNPGRPAIVNVNIGTTVKGAIDDLDRIIRTLEKCGFRDRFYIHCDGALAGLMMPFIKQAPKVTFKKPIGSVSVSGHKFMGCPVPCGVVITRLEHVKVLSTDIEYLSSRDTTIMGSRNGHAPMFLWYTLNKKGYRGIRKEVQKCLRNAHHLANRLREAGVSAYLNELSSTVVFERPHDEAFVHKWQLACEGSIAHVVVMPNVSVEKLNNFVEELIGERPHWHEGGGFRVPCVAKDIGQENCLCGVHDKKLRVV from the exons ATGGTAGAGAAGAGCATTGACGTCGTCGTAGGAGGAGAGATGCTGGTAGGCTCACCGCCGGCGGCCGACAACCACTGCCACCAAAAGGTCCAGAACCACCCCGGAGGCGTCGGCGGTGTTGTCCCGCCGGTTACTGATGGTCTGCCGCAGGTGGTGGTGGTAGGAGACACTGGCAAGCACGCGGCACGTGTGGCCGTGGAAGGCTTCGCGGTGCTGGAGCCGCCCGCGGAcgcggaggcggcggccgagcgGCGGGACGACGTGGCCGCGCTCCTCGCCGGCTTCGCCCGCCACCTCCAAGAGAGGACTACCCACCACCTGG GGTACCCTTACAACCTGGACTTCGACTTCAGTGTGATGGCCCAATTCCAGAACTTCTCCATCAACAACCTCGGCGACCCTTTCATCGAGAGCAACTACGGCGTCCACTCCAGGCAGTTTGAGGTTGCCGTACTCGATTGGTTCGCCCGCCTCTGGGACCTCCAACAAGACGAATATTGGGGATACATCACCAACTGCGGCACCGAAGGGAACCTCCATGGCCTATTAGTCGG GAGGGAGCTTTTTCCTGATGGGATCATATACGCGTCCTGTGAGTCGCACTACTCCGTCTTCAAGGCAGCTAGGATGTATAGAGTCGAGTGTGTGGAGATCGACACTCTAGTTTCTGGAGAGATGAACTGCGCGGATTTTAAGTCCAAATTGTCGCAGAACCCCGGGAGGCCTGCGATTGTTAATGTGAATATAG GAACGACTGTCAAGGGGGCCATCGATGATCTTGACAGGATCATAAGAACGCTAGAGAAATGTGGGTTCCGAGATAGATTCTACATCCACTGTGATGGTGCTCTAGCTGGCCTTATGATGCCATTTATCAAACAA GCGCCAAAGGTAACGTTCAAGAAGCCTATCGGAAGCGTGAGCGTATCAGGCCACAAATTCATGGGATGTCCAGTACCATGTGGCGTGGTAATAACCAGGCTCGAGCATGTAAAAGTGCTCTCCACTGACATTGAATACCTATCATCTAGAGACACGACGATCATGGGGAGCCGCAACGGGCACGCGCCAATGTTCCTTTGGTACACGCTGAACAAAAAGGGCTATAGGGGCATCCGCAAAGAGGTCCAGAAGTGCTTGAGAAACGCTCATCACCTCGCAAACCGTCTGAGGGAGGCGGGAGTGAGTGCGTACCTGAACGAGTTGAGCAGCACAGTGGTGTTCGAGAGGCCACATGACGAGGCATTCGTACACAAGTGGCAGCTCGCATGTGAGGGAAGCATCGCACATGTGGTGGTGATGCCAAATGTGAGTGTGGAGAAGCTCAACAACTTTGTCGAAGAGCTCATCGGCGAGAGACCGCACTGGCATGAAGGTGGAGGGTTTAGGGTGCCATGTGTTGCAAAGGACATTGGGCAAGAAAATTGCCTATGCGGCGTGCATGACAAGAAATTAAGAGTTGTGTAA